A stretch of the Candidatus Curtissbacteria bacterium genome encodes the following:
- the rplR gene encoding 50S ribosomal protein L18, which translates to MVNKQLKRQKRHFKIRRRISGTSEQPRLTVYRSNKFLYAQIIDDTNSKTLVAASSAIKSGEKENKVEKAKKVGTELAKAALVKKIKKVVFDRGGYKYSGRVKALAEGAREGGLIF; encoded by the coding sequence ATGGTAAACAAACAACTTAAAAGACAAAAGCGACATTTCAAAATAAGAAGAAGAATTTCGGGAACCAGCGAACAGCCACGACTGACTGTGTACAGATCTAATAAATTCTTGTACGCACAAATAATAGACGACACAAACTCTAAAACGCTTGTTGCGGCATCAAGTGCCATCAAGTCTGGCGAGAAGGAAAATAAAGTCGAAAAAGCGAAGAAGGTAGGAACAGAACTCGCAAAAGCCGCGCTTGTTAAAAAAATCAAAAAAGTAGTTTTCGACCGTGGAGGCTACAAATATAGTGGAAGAGTTAAAGCGCTCGCAGAAGGCGCGAGAGAAGGAGGGTTAATCTTCTAA
- a CDS encoding type Z 30S ribosomal protein S14: protein MARKSKVIKNDKKQKFEVRHRNRCRLCGRPRAYLRKFGMCRLCFRELVHKGEVPGVKKSSW from the coding sequence ATGGCAAGAAAATCTAAAGTTATTAAAAACGATAAAAAGCAGAAATTTGAAGTAAGGCACAGAAACCGTTGCCGTCTATGCGGCAGGCCAAGGGCTTATCTAAGAAAATTTGGTATGTGCAGGCTTTGTTTCAGGGAACTTGTTCATAAAGGAGAAGTGCCAGGAGTGAAAAAATCATCATGGTAA
- the rpsH gene encoding 30S ribosomal protein S8, producing the protein MDPIADMLVAIKNGYMARKQTVSMPHSKFKFEIAKVLEKSKFIASVQKTDTKLEVGLLYENNKPKLKEVKKVSKLGLRVYTKSKDIKSIKGGRGITIVSTPQGVMTGSDARSKKLGGEVICIVW; encoded by the coding sequence GTGGATCCAATAGCAGACATGTTAGTTGCGATAAAAAATGGTTATATGGCCCGGAAACAAACCGTTTCTATGCCGCATTCAAAATTCAAATTTGAGATTGCTAAAGTTTTAGAAAAAAGTAAATTTATCGCTAGCGTTCAAAAAACAGACACTAAACTCGAAGTAGGTCTCTTATACGAAAACAATAAACCAAAGTTAAAAGAAGTCAAAAAAGTCTCTAAATTAGGTCTTAGAGTTTACACAAAAAGCAAAGATATTAAGTCTATAAAAGGCGGAAGAGGCATAACAATTGTTTCTACACCTCAAGGTGTTATGACGGGAAGCGATGCAAGGTCTAAAAAATTAGGGGGAGAAGTGATATGTATTGTATGGTAA
- the rplO gene encoding 50S ribosomal protein L15, giving the protein MKLDKLPKLKKNSPKRIGRGPGSGKGKTSGRGQKGQNARGKLSIGHPHFEGGQRPLFKRLPYRRGKGNKKISKKPLVVNLRDLSSIPKGSAVNLETLIELRIVDKADAKVYGVKILGEGILTNSLNIALPTSKSAAEKITQAGGKILPGDVQKTEKTTTKKPVKPSPKKEIPSK; this is encoded by the coding sequence ATGAAACTTGATAAATTACCAAAACTAAAAAAGAACTCCCCGAAAAGGATTGGCCGAGGGCCGGGATCAGGGAAAGGGAAAACCAGCGGCAGGGGGCAAAAAGGTCAAAATGCAAGAGGAAAACTATCAATTGGACATCCTCATTTTGAAGGTGGTCAAAGGCCTCTTTTCAAAAGGCTCCCCTATAGAAGAGGCAAAGGGAATAAAAAGATATCTAAAAAACCTCTAGTTGTAAACCTGCGCGACTTAAGTAGCATTCCCAAAGGATCAGCAGTTAATCTAGAGACCCTAATAGAATTAAGAATCGTTGATAAGGCAGATGCAAAAGTCTATGGAGTCAAAATTTTAGGCGAAGGAATTCTAACAAATTCTCTTAACATTGCTCTCCCGACATCAAAAAGCGCAGCAGAAAAAATCACCCAAGCAGGAGGTAAAATCCTACCTGGTGATGTCCAAAAGACAGAAAAAACAACAACCAAAAAACCAGTTAAACCTTCACCTAAAAAAGAAATACCTAGCAAATGA
- the rplF gene encoding 50S ribosomal protein L6 codes for MSKIGKQPVPIPQGVTVSVMDSQINVVGPKGELSFQIRPEIKVDVNDGKVDVNRLSETKFAKSLHGLTRSVIANMVKGVTDGHEKVLELVGVGYRAAKQGESLVLNIGYSHPVTFEQIKGINIEAKENKIIISGADKVLVGEVAAKIRRVRPPEPYKGKGIKYAGEIVRRKAGKAVKTAQ; via the coding sequence ATGTCAAAGATAGGAAAACAACCAGTACCGATCCCACAAGGCGTTACGGTTTCCGTGATGGATTCTCAAATTAACGTAGTGGGCCCAAAGGGTGAATTGTCATTCCAAATTCGTCCAGAAATAAAAGTCGATGTGAATGACGGGAAAGTAGACGTAAATCGCCTTTCAGAAACAAAATTTGCTAAATCTCTTCACGGGTTAACCAGAAGCGTTATTGCAAATATGGTAAAGGGTGTAACAGATGGGCACGAAAAAGTTTTGGAACTCGTTGGTGTTGGTTACCGCGCAGCAAAACAAGGCGAGAGTCTGGTATTGAATATTGGATATTCGCATCCCGTGACCTTTGAACAAATCAAAGGTATAAATATCGAAGCCAAAGAAAACAAAATAATAATAAGCGGCGCCGATAAAGTTCTGGTCGGTGAAGTAGCCGCTAAAATCAGAAGAGTAAGACCGCCTGAGCCTTACAAAGGGAAAGGTATCAAATACGCCGGTGAGATTGTAAGAAGAAAGGCAGGCAAAGCAGTCAAAACTGCGCAATAA
- the rpsE gene encoding 30S ribosomal protein S5: MANPYYQDQPKEFDEKVIQVNRVSKKTQGGNKIGFSVLMVIGDKKGRVGVGLGKAKDVSSGIRKGIAYAKKHLIEVPLVNGTIPHDVYIKRGAAKIILKPAPEGSGVIAGGAVRSVVEAAGIRNISSKVLGTKNQASNVYATLEALKSLER, encoded by the coding sequence ATGGCAAATCCATATTATCAAGACCAACCTAAAGAATTCGACGAAAAAGTCATTCAAGTCAACAGGGTATCCAAAAAAACTCAGGGCGGAAACAAAATAGGCTTTTCCGTTTTGATGGTAATAGGCGATAAAAAAGGCAGAGTAGGTGTGGGTCTTGGAAAAGCAAAAGACGTATCTTCTGGAATAAGAAAAGGAATCGCTTACGCCAAAAAGCATTTAATAGAGGTGCCTTTGGTAAACGGAACGATTCCTCACGATGTTTATATTAAAAGAGGAGCCGCAAAAATCATCCTTAAACCCGCTCCCGAAGGTTCGGGTGTAATTGCAGGCGGCGCAGTAAGAAGCGTAGTAGAAGCAGCTGGAATTAGGAATATTTCAAGTAAAGTTCTTGGAACTAAAAATCAAGCTTCCAACGTTTACGCAACTTTGGAAGCGCTTAAAAGTCTTGAAAGATGA